Proteins from one Cellulosilyticum lentocellum DSM 5427 genomic window:
- a CDS encoding peroxiredoxin — MPDNFVLIGDQLPQMKVQTTHGIRVIPDDYEGKWLILFSHPGDFTPVCTTEFVSFAENYPTFQKLNADLLGLSVDQVQPHIEWVNWIKDNLGVTIPFPIIADPLGNVAKRLGMIQTATGTKTVRAVYYVDPTGKVRLILYYPAEVGRNMEEIIRALVALQVADANKVAMPANWPNNELIQDQVIIPPATDIYEAEENAKLYNNYAWWFAYKPL, encoded by the coding sequence ATGCCAGATAACTTTGTTTTAATAGGTGATCAGCTGCCACAAATGAAAGTGCAGACAACCCATGGTATAAGGGTAATACCTGATGATTATGAGGGGAAATGGCTTATTTTATTTAGTCATCCAGGGGATTTTACACCTGTGTGTACCACGGAGTTTGTTTCATTTGCAGAAAACTATCCAACCTTTCAAAAATTAAATGCAGATTTGCTAGGTTTATCAGTAGACCAAGTACAGCCACATATTGAATGGGTTAATTGGATTAAGGACAACTTAGGGGTAACTATACCGTTTCCTATTATTGCAGATCCTTTAGGAAATGTGGCTAAAAGATTGGGAATGATACAAACTGCAACAGGTACTAAAACAGTAAGAGCTGTTTATTATGTAGATCCTACAGGCAAAGTAAGGCTTATTTTATATTATCCAGCAGAGGTTGGTAGAAATATGGAGGAGATTATAAGAGCCTTAGTAGCCCTTCAAGTAGCTGATGCTAATAAAGTAGCAATGCCAGCTAACTGGCCTAATAATGAACTCATACAAGATCAAGTGATTATTCCTCCTGCTACAGATATTTATGAGGCAGAAGAAAATGCAAAGCTTTACAATAACTATGCTTGGTGGTTTGCTTATAAGCCTTTATAG
- a CDS encoding family 43 glycosylhydrolase: MKKQALNPYLPSWEYIPDGEPYVFGDRVYIYGSHDWYNGHVFCLGDYVCWSAPVDDLSDWRYEGVIYLKNQDPLNKDSKMCLYAPDVTQGPDGRYYLYYVLDHVSVVSVAVCDTPAGKYEFYGYVHYEDGTRLGERQGDEPQFDPGVLTEGNVTYLYTGFCGRGDKSRTGAMATVIASDMLTIMEDPVFVAPGCEYGMGTTFQGHEFFEAPSIRKMGDTYYLIYSSVVMHELCYATSKNPTSGFVYGGVIVSNSDLHIDTYKPANQPMAYGANNHGSIVDISGDWYIFYHRHTNGTWYSRQGCAEKLTILPDGSIPQVEITSCGLNGGPLEGKGEYPAYIACNLFRDEPSVYVGDSCAPKIMQDGRDGDEEPGYIANMQHSATAGFKYFNCKDVKEISIKVRGYAGGEFEVRTAWDGPVLAKLKVNYANVWEEYTAPVSIPDGKQAIYLTYIGEGNASLLSFTLR, from the coding sequence ATGAAGAAACAGGCATTAAACCCCTATTTACCGTCATGGGAGTATATTCCTGACGGAGAACCCTATGTATTCGGAGACAGAGTATATATTTATGGCTCCCATGATTGGTACAATGGACATGTATTTTGTTTGGGAGATTATGTATGTTGGTCCGCTCCTGTGGATGATTTGTCTGACTGGAGATATGAGGGTGTGATTTATCTCAAGAATCAGGATCCATTAAATAAGGACAGTAAGATGTGTTTGTACGCACCAGATGTGACCCAGGGACCCGATGGTAGATATTATCTGTATTATGTACTGGATCATGTGTCAGTGGTTTCTGTAGCAGTGTGTGATACTCCTGCGGGAAAATATGAATTCTACGGCTATGTACATTATGAGGACGGTACCCGTTTAGGAGAAAGACAGGGGGATGAGCCCCAGTTTGATCCAGGAGTATTGACAGAAGGTAATGTAACCTATTTGTACACAGGCTTCTGTGGACGCGGAGACAAATCTAGAACCGGAGCTATGGCAACGGTGATAGCATCTGATATGTTGACCATTATGGAAGATCCTGTATTTGTAGCACCAGGTTGTGAGTATGGTATGGGTACCACCTTCCAGGGACATGAGTTCTTTGAAGCACCCTCCATTCGTAAGATGGGAGATACCTATTACCTTATATATTCTTCCGTGGTAATGCATGAGCTTTGCTATGCAACCAGTAAGAATCCCACTTCTGGCTTTGTATATGGTGGCGTAATTGTCAGCAATAGCGATTTACATATTGATACCTACAAGCCTGCAAATCAACCCATGGCATATGGTGCCAATAACCACGGCAGTATCGTTGACATTTCCGGTGACTGGTATATTTTTTACCATCGTCATACCAATGGTACATGGTACAGCAGACAAGGCTGTGCAGAGAAATTAACCATCCTGCCTGACGGGAGCATTCCTCAGGTGGAAATTACTTCCTGTGGTTTGAATGGCGGACCTTTAGAGGGCAAGGGTGAGTATCCTGCTTATATTGCTTGTAATCTCTTTAGAGATGAGCCTTCCGTTTATGTGGGAGACAGCTGTGCACCTAAGATTATGCAGGATGGTCGCGATGGTGATGAGGAGCCCGGTTACATCGCTAATATGCAACATTCTGCAACTGCAGGCTTTAAATATTTTAATTGCAAGGATGTAAAGGAAATTTCTATTAAGGTCAGAGGCTACGCAGGTGGTGAGTTTGAGGTGAGAACTGCCTGGGATGGTCCTGTACTAGCAAAGCTGAAAGTAAATTATGCCAATGTATGGGAGGAATATACTGCACCTGTTAGCATTCCCGATGGTAAGCAGGCAATTTATCTAACCTATATTGGAGAAGGCAATGCCAGTCTGCTTTCTTTTACTTTAAGATAA
- a CDS encoding ABC transporter ATP-binding protein: MSILEVQHLNKHFKTFSLQDITIQLEKGCIMGFIGENGSGKTTTIKLLLNGLPKDSGEIKLFGLDHIVNEVAVKEKLGYVPADDYFTDSATLASHAKALKPFYKTWDEDFFQTIVETWNLPQSQKMHEFSKGMKTKAMLALALAHRPQLLILDEPTVGLDPSARLEVLDILREFVADGERSVFLSTHITTDLDKIADYITLIHQGTIRESLSIDHLQEKYALVEGNLSQLQTHKEIFIGIRKGDIRFEGLLLRENALKYFNSEQIKVPNIENLLTLLTYGIQNENNNPILKGL; the protein is encoded by the coding sequence ATGTCTATTTTAGAAGTCCAACACTTAAACAAACATTTTAAAACCTTTTCCTTACAAGATATAACCATTCAGCTTGAAAAAGGCTGTATTATGGGATTCATTGGTGAAAATGGTTCGGGAAAAACGACTACTATTAAACTTTTATTAAATGGACTCCCAAAAGACTCTGGAGAAATCAAACTCTTTGGTTTAGACCATATTGTAAATGAAGTAGCTGTCAAAGAAAAACTAGGTTATGTTCCTGCAGATGACTATTTTACAGATAGTGCAACATTAGCTAGTCATGCCAAAGCACTTAAGCCTTTTTATAAAACCTGGGATGAAGACTTTTTCCAAACTATTGTAGAGACTTGGAATCTACCGCAAAGCCAGAAAATGCATGAATTTTCTAAGGGAATGAAAACCAAAGCTATGCTAGCTCTAGCTCTTGCCCATAGACCTCAGCTTCTTATTTTAGATGAGCCCACAGTTGGTCTTGATCCTTCTGCTCGTTTAGAAGTACTCGATATTTTGCGAGAATTCGTAGCAGATGGTGAGCGTTCTGTCTTTCTCTCTACTCATATCACAACAGATCTAGATAAAATAGCAGACTATATCACCCTCATTCATCAAGGTACTATACGAGAGAGTTTATCTATAGACCACCTTCAAGAAAAATATGCCCTAGTAGAAGGGAACTTAAGCCAGCTTCAAACTCACAAGGAAATTTTTATTGGCATTCGCAAAGGAGATATACGCTTTGAGGGACTCCTACTTAGAGAAAATGCTCTAAAATACTTTAATTCTGAGCAGATTAAGGTCCCCAATATTGAAAATCTCTTAACCCTTCTTACCTATGGGATTCAAAACGAAAATAACAATCCTATTTTGAAAGGACTCTAA
- a CDS encoding GntR family transcriptional regulator: protein MTIYLDYSSSLPMYEQIKEAIKQNIYNGELTHHDPLPSIRQLAKDLNVSMMTTKRAYTDLEHEGFIYTLSGKGTFVKLPDLTEVLYAHQQKLLLSYTDATQKMYEIGILKKDLLKIIETIYKE, encoded by the coding sequence ATGACTATCTATCTTGACTACAGTAGCTCCCTTCCCATGTATGAACAAATTAAGGAAGCTATTAAGCAAAACATTTATAATGGCGAGCTTACTCATCATGATCCACTTCCCTCTATTAGGCAACTCGCTAAAGATTTGAATGTTAGTATGATGACTACCAAGAGAGCTTATACCGATTTAGAACATGAAGGCTTTATCTATACCCTGTCTGGAAAAGGCACTTTTGTTAAACTTCCTGATTTAACAGAAGTTCTCTATGCACATCAGCAAAAACTTCTTCTTAGCTACACTGATGCCACTCAAAAAATGTATGAGATAGGTATCTTAAAAAAAGACTTATTAAAAATTATTGAAACGATCTATAAGGAGTGA